GTTCTTTTTGGAAGTAAATACGGTTTCGAAATATCAAATTGGTCATTAATCAAAACTGCTCCAAGACCTTCACGATAAATCGCTTTTCTTTCTTTCAATCCATAAACTGATGAAATTGCAAATTTTCCAGCGTCATCAATTGAATTTTCAGCCAGATCAATCAATTTAATATCATTGTCGGTTTTCTGAATTAAATCTAACGGACGATTATCTAAAAAATGTCCAGAAGCGACACTTTTAGCCGAAAAACCAGAAATCAAATCAAGTTTAGGATAAGTCGTAAATCCGAAATACAGAAATGCGAGAACCACTACAAGCAAAAGTACTTTAAGAAATTTTTTCATGATGATTTAAGTTATTTTTACTGCAATATAAATAATTTATGTTCACGATTTTAAGCATCAAATTAGAAAACGGCTTCAGATAATTCAGAAAACCGAAATGATTTTTGCCAAATCATCATTTAAGGCTTCAAACAATGGCATCATAAAAGGAAATTATAGAATTGCTGTATAAACAAATTTAGTTTTAGTACTTTTGTAAATAGATTTTTTCTAAATAAGACATGCTAGATATTCAAAAAATAAGAGCTGATTTCCCAATACTTTCTCAAACTGTAAACGGAAAGCCATTAGTATATTTCGACAACGGAGCTACTTCGCAAAAACCACAAGTTGTAATTGATGCTGAAGTAAAATATTATAACGAAATCAACGCTAACATTCACCGTGGCGTTCACACTTTAAGCCAGTTAGCAACTGATGCTTATGAAGTTTCTCGTGGTAAAGTAAAAGAGCATATCAACGCAAAACATGCTCACGAAGTCCTTTTTACTTCTGGAACAACGCACGGAATAAACTTAGTCTCAAACGGTTTTGCTTCTATTTTAAAACCTGGAGATGAAGTCGTTGTTTCTTCTTTAGAACATCACAGTAATATTGTGCCTTGGCAGATGTTATGCGAGAAAACTGGTGCAATTTTAAAAGTTATTCCAATCAATGATAATGGAGAATTAATCATTGAAGAATTTGATAAGTTACTTTCCGAAAAAACAAAAATCGTTACCGTAAATCATATTTCGAACGCATTGGGAATCATTAACCCAATTAAATATATCATAGACAAAGCTCATGCTGTTGGCGCTGCAGTTCTAATTGATGGCGCACAGGCTGTTCCGCATTTAAAACCAGATGTTCAAGAATTAGATTGTGATTTTTATGCTTTTTCAGGTCATAAAATGTGCGGTCCAACTGGAACTGGAATTCTTTACGGAAAAGAAGAATGGCTAAACAAACTTCCTCCTTATCAAGGCGGTGGTGAAATGATCAAAGAAGTTACTTTCGAGAAAACAACTTATGCTGACCTTCCTCATAAATTTGAAGCTGGAACTCCAAACATCGCGGGCGGAATCGTATTAGGAACAGCAATTGATTATTTAAACAGTGTTGGTTTCGAAAACATTCAGGCATACGAGCATGAACTTTTAGAACACGCTACAAAACGTTTATCTGAAATTGAAGGCATCAGAATCTATGGAACAGGAAAAAATAAAGCTTCTGTAATTTCGTTTAATATTGATGGAATCCATCCGTATGATGTTGGTTCTATTGTAGATAAATTAGGAATTGCGGTTAGAACAGGACATCATTGTGCACAACCAATCATGAATTTCTTCTGTATTCCAGGAACAATTCGTGCTTCGTTTTCTTTCTATAATACAAAAGAAGAAATTGACACAATGGTCGATGCTGTGAAAAAAGCACAAACAATGTTAAGCTAAAAAAGAAACGTATGAGAATATTATCACTATTGCTTTTAACTCTTTTTATTGCAACTGGATGCTGCAGTCAAAAAAAGACCGATATGAAATCAACACAAATTGAATATTCTGCTCATTCTAGAGGTTATTACAAAAGTATTGTTGTAGAGAACAAATCGGTTTCGGTTACAAAAGAACGTAATGCTGAAGCTGTTCAAAGTAATATTGACGAAGCAAAATGGAATAAAATCGTTGATGCTTTTTCAAAAGTGAATTTAGAAGGTCTTTCTTCTTTAAAAGCGCCAACTGATAAACGAACTTACGATGGTGCAGCGATAGGAAATTTAAAAATAACAAAAGACGGAAAAACGTATGAAACTCCAGGTTTCGACAATGGTTTTCCTCCAAAAGAAATCGAACAACTAGTGAATTTATTAGTTGATTTTTCTAAAGAATAATTATGACAATAAAAGAAATACAAGACGAGATAATAGACGAATTTTCAATGTTTGATGACTGGATGCAGCGTTATGAATACATCATTGAATTAGGAAAAAGTCTTCCGTTAATCAAAGAAGAATACAAAACCGACGAGAATTTAATCAAAGGCTGTCAGTCCAAAGTTTGGTTACAAGGTGACCAGCAAGATGATAAAATTGTTTTCACGGCAGACAGCGATGCTATTTTGACAAAAGGAATTATTGCGATTCTAATTCGTGCTTTTTCAAATCAAAAGGCAAAAGATATTCTGGAAGCAGATACTGATTTTATTGACGAAATTGGATTAAAAGAACATTTATCTGCGACGCGTGCCAACGGTTTGGTTTCGATGATTAAAAACATCAAAATGTACGCTTTGGCTTTTGATGCTAAAAACAAAAATTAAAAAATACTGAACCATATAAGCCATATAAGAAAATTTAAGTTTTGCTTTAAATGAACTTATCTACGA
This is a stretch of genomic DNA from Flavobacterium endoglycinae. It encodes these proteins:
- a CDS encoding aminotransferase class V-fold PLP-dependent enzyme, producing the protein MLDIQKIRADFPILSQTVNGKPLVYFDNGATSQKPQVVIDAEVKYYNEINANIHRGVHTLSQLATDAYEVSRGKVKEHINAKHAHEVLFTSGTTHGINLVSNGFASILKPGDEVVVSSLEHHSNIVPWQMLCEKTGAILKVIPINDNGELIIEEFDKLLSEKTKIVTVNHISNALGIINPIKYIIDKAHAVGAAVLIDGAQAVPHLKPDVQELDCDFYAFSGHKMCGPTGTGILYGKEEWLNKLPPYQGGGEMIKEVTFEKTTYADLPHKFEAGTPNIAGGIVLGTAIDYLNSVGFENIQAYEHELLEHATKRLSEIEGIRIYGTGKNKASVISFNIDGIHPYDVGSIVDKLGIAVRTGHHCAQPIMNFFCIPGTIRASFSFYNTKEEIDTMVDAVKKAQTMLS
- a CDS encoding SufE family protein, translated to MTIKEIQDEIIDEFSMFDDWMQRYEYIIELGKSLPLIKEEYKTDENLIKGCQSKVWLQGDQQDDKIVFTADSDAILTKGIIAILIRAFSNQKAKDILEADTDFIDEIGLKEHLSATRANGLVSMIKNIKMYALAFDAKNKN